Proteins encoded by one window of Streptomyces sp. NBC_01477:
- a CDS encoding Lrp/AsnC family transcriptional regulator, with amino-acid sequence MPFDALDARILRLLLDRPRTSVREYARILGVARGTLQARLERLERDGVIVMAGPRVSPAALGHPVLAFVRIEVARGHLDDVADALAGVPEIVEAFSITGSGGDLLTRVVARDNAHLEGIIQRLGRLTGVVRIRTEIALSERVPHRVLPLVESLTPDPEPEPDPEPGPGADPADGGQRDAR; translated from the coding sequence ATGCCCTTCGACGCCCTGGACGCCCGAATACTGCGGCTGCTGCTCGACCGGCCGCGTACGAGCGTCCGCGAGTACGCCCGCATCCTGGGCGTCGCCCGCGGCACCCTGCAGGCCCGGCTGGAACGGCTGGAACGCGACGGGGTGATCGTCATGGCCGGCCCCCGGGTGTCCCCCGCGGCACTGGGCCATCCGGTCCTGGCCTTCGTACGGATCGAGGTCGCCAGGGGCCACCTGGACGACGTGGCCGACGCGCTCGCCGGTGTGCCCGAGATCGTCGAGGCGTTCTCGATCACCGGCAGCGGCGGTGACCTGCTGACCCGGGTCGTCGCACGGGACAACGCGCATCTGGAGGGGATCATCCAGCGGCTCGGCCGGCTGACCGGTGTGGTCCGCATCCGCACCGAGATAGCGCTGAGCGAACGCGTGCCGCACCGGGTCCTGCCGCTGGTCGAGTCGCTGACCCCGGACCCCGAGCCCGAACCCGATCCGGA
- a CDS encoding lactonase family protein, translating into MAGHVYIGSFTSAGGRGLTTAAVDPDTGALTALGDTADVPNPSFLTASPDGRTLYTVSETEPEGAAAAFSLADPAAPKLLGAPVAVRGGSPTHLTVHQGHLLTANYAEPGSVSVLAIEDDGSLGGLRSVLEHEGDGPNQERQHGPHAHAVLSDPTGRWAVSVDLGTDSVRVCELDPAGGELEIERELGLRSGIGPRHLTFHPAGGHAYVMNELDSVVTACSWDPARGSLRPLAETRVLPDGTEGENYPSELVISHDGRFAWAANRGHNSIAVLGLDETGERLELLDTVGCGGDWPRHLTLDPSGTRLYAANERSGDVTWFDVDPGTGIPKQAGSLDVPAASCVLFV; encoded by the coding sequence GTGGCCGGGCACGTTTACATCGGGTCGTTCACTTCGGCGGGCGGGCGCGGGCTCACCACGGCCGCCGTAGACCCGGACACGGGGGCGCTGACAGCGCTCGGGGACACCGCCGATGTGCCCAACCCGTCCTTCCTCACCGCGTCCCCCGACGGCAGGACGCTCTACACCGTCAGCGAGACCGAACCCGAGGGCGCCGCCGCCGCCTTCTCGCTCGCCGACCCGGCCGCCCCGAAACTGCTCGGTGCCCCGGTGGCCGTGCGCGGCGGGTCCCCCACGCACCTGACCGTCCACCAGGGCCACCTGCTGACGGCCAACTACGCGGAGCCCGGCAGCGTCAGCGTGCTCGCGATCGAGGACGACGGCAGCCTCGGCGGGCTGCGCTCGGTGCTGGAGCACGAGGGCGACGGGCCGAACCAGGAACGCCAGCACGGGCCGCACGCGCACGCGGTGCTGTCCGACCCGACCGGGCGCTGGGCGGTCAGCGTGGACCTGGGCACCGACTCGGTCAGGGTCTGCGAACTCGACCCGGCCGGCGGGGAGCTGGAGATCGAGCGGGAGCTGGGCCTGCGCTCCGGCATCGGCCCGCGCCATCTGACCTTCCACCCGGCCGGCGGCCACGCCTATGTGATGAACGAGCTGGACTCCGTCGTCACCGCCTGCAGCTGGGACCCCGCGCGCGGCAGCCTGCGCCCGCTAGCCGAGACCAGGGTGCTGCCGGACGGCACCGAAGGCGAGAACTACCCCTCGGAGCTGGTCATCTCGCACGACGGCCGGTTCGCGTGGGCGGCCAACCGCGGCCACAACAGCATCGCGGTGCTCGGCCTGGACGAGACCGGCGAGCGCCTGGAGCTGCTGGACACCGTTGGCTGCGGCGGCGACTGGCCGCGGCACCTGACCCTCGACCCGTCCGGCACCCGGCTGTACGCGGCCAACGAGCGCTCAGGCGACGTCACCTGGTTCGACGTCGACCCGGGCACCGGCATCCCCAAGCAGGCCGGTTCGCTCGACGTGCCGGCCGCGTCCTGCGTGCTCTTCGTCTGA
- a CDS encoding sirohydrochlorin chelatase has protein sequence MSTTTGSPASGLPVRMPRPRQTGRHRRPEALAAPEGAPVLVLAVPGTPSAAVLSLAEEVVSIARSELSGLDPRIGFVDGEGDHDGEFPSLRSVLDQVAAERTGEDTTAVVVPLLAGPEASVLRRIRQAVADSKAQVELTEVLGPHPLLAEALHVRLSEAGLARADRARLFTVATAADGIILATVGGEEAAQAAGVTGLLLAARLAVPVLAAALDEDGAIARAADQLRSSGSGTLALAPCLIGPEIAPQLLHTAAAEAGCSGADALGPYPAVGKLVVTQYAAALGLAMQQPQGAPIH, from the coding sequence ATGAGCACTACCACAGGCAGCCCCGCCTCCGGCCTTCCCGTTCGCATGCCGCGCCCGCGCCAGACCGGACGCCACCGCCGACCGGAGGCGCTGGCCGCGCCCGAGGGCGCGCCGGTGCTTGTCCTCGCCGTTCCCGGCACTCCGTCCGCCGCGGTGCTGAGCCTGGCCGAGGAGGTCGTCAGCATCGCCCGCTCCGAGCTGTCGGGGCTCGACCCGCGGATCGGCTTCGTGGACGGCGAGGGCGACCACGACGGCGAATTCCCGTCGCTGCGCAGCGTGCTCGACCAGGTCGCGGCGGAGCGCACGGGTGAGGACACCACCGCGGTGGTGGTCCCGCTGCTGGCCGGCCCCGAGGCGTCGGTGCTGCGCCGGATCCGGCAGGCCGTCGCCGACAGCAAGGCCCAGGTCGAGCTGACCGAGGTGCTGGGGCCGCACCCGCTGCTCGCCGAGGCGCTGCACGTCCGCCTGTCGGAGGCGGGCCTGGCCCGCGCCGACCGGGCCCGGCTGTTCACGGTCGCGACGGCGGCCGACGGCATCATTCTGGCCACGGTGGGCGGCGAGGAGGCGGCGCAGGCCGCGGGGGTGACCGGGCTGCTGCTGGCCGCCAGGCTCGCGGTGCCGGTGCTCGCGGCGGCGCTGGACGAGGACGGCGCCATCGCGCGGGCCGCGGACCAGCTGCGTTCCTCCGGGTCCGGCACGCTGGCGCTCGCGCCCTGCCTGATCGGCCCGGAGATCGCCCCGCAGCTGCTGCACACCGCGGCGGCCGAGGCGGGCTGCTCGGGCGCCGACGCGCTCGGCCCCTACCCGGCGGTCGGCAAGCTGGTGGTCACGCAGTACGCGGCCGCGCTCGGCCTCGCGATGCAGCAGCCGCAGGGCGCGCCGATCCACTGA